The following proteins come from a genomic window of Deltaproteobacteria bacterium:
- a CDS encoding peptidase inhibitor family I36 protein — protein sequence MKKTALAAFTLVAALALVAHAGPPTPPEKPYLPGPRDIVILYEHDNFGGRAVPLTQPTLDLRTVNFNDQASSFKVRMGWQVTFYEDINGKGEWFTFNCPSKPIGIKQSDFCEIKSIGSDIATGTLCEIRPKDSPGCVSWWNDRISGVGDLKPADESVPQGRTNQGHNG from the coding sequence GTGAAAAAGACCGCACTCGCCGCCTTCACGCTCGTCGCCGCGCTGGCCCTCGTGGCCCACGCCGGCCCGCCGACGCCGCCCGAGAAGCCGTACCTCCCGGGGCCGCGCGACATCGTCATCCTCTACGAGCACGACAACTTCGGCGGCCGCGCCGTGCCGCTCACGCAGCCCACGCTCGACCTGCGCACCGTGAACTTCAACGACCAGGCCTCGAGCTTCAAGGTGCGCATGGGGTGGCAGGTCACCTTCTACGAGGACATCAACGGCAAGGGCGAGTGGTTCACCTTCAACTGCCCGTCGAAGCCCATCGGCATCAAGCAGAGCGACTTCTGCGAGATCAAGAGCATCGGCTCCGACATCGCCACCGGCACCCTCTGCGAAATCCGCCCCAAGGACTCCCCCGGCTGCGTGAGCTGGTGGAACGATCGCATCTCCGGCGTGGGCGACCTCAAGCCCGCTGACGAGAGCGTCCCCCAGGGCCGCACCAACCAGGGTCACAACGGCTGA
- a CDS encoding tetratricopeptide repeat protein, translated as MRRVLVGFLSGACLLVASVSSAAPVKPPPPKDDLGKKSQSASPDKSLAGDITRKKTQKIEEHPTLKVDQFQQQVELQVASKRHEQIETLQKIIALGSDDHEMPKLLFRLGELYFEESKYYFFESNRKDDEIFAAKDRKDEAAVQKATDEKTALVARSAKFQTEAIGRYKEIVSKYPKFDRMDEVLYFLGHSLWEANKEQDALGIYKALITRFPKSKYIPDAWLAFGEFYFNGSNGKKDELNKALASYKHAAEFPDSSVYGFAVYKEAWCYYNLGDFKTALDLFKTVIFYGDLAQSTTKENKTALVKEARKDYVLTWSHYGDPRGAEDDFKKVGGDQNWMGMFKGLAGLYYDDGKDMEAAISYHRLIELQPLSPEAPMYQARIVDTVIRVGRKQVTLQQLRTLVKIIEDVEKSGNIKTDADKKSLAEAKEMSERVMSNLAVNWHNEAKKTRDEQTFAYANEVYSDYMAIFPNSKKTYDLSFFWAELLNDALQKYDKAAINYSKVVEIDAKRIAEKQKPGHWLTLATYDAVLAWDEVAKKLPPPTPDPKNPTAQIPLPDAQKKLLESCENYVKYVPKGDKVVEIQYKAAQIYYKYNYFDESSKRFDDLCVNHPTHEVSEYACNLVVDTKNLKGDMTGMYETAKRYLAIEPLMKAHPKLHDDLKKVVEETAFKLVASYEAKGQFAAAAKKYLGFVDEFPKSALSDAALSNASIDYFKAHHFDDSLAVRSRLVKEYPTSKFVPDALYANGEAFESVGDFEAAAEAYELYAHNFQKQSGLAGGLKNFQGGGKKASKGKKAAAMMSKGGAKAEAAPQHYDESKAQAALFNAGVFREGLGQFKQALADRNMYLDMWPNAKDSEAVFTSIAGLYEKQNAVGKAVGQYMDYEKKYFKDPEKVITAEAKIAKLMQKSGNKKGAEKKREEIAKFYAKMNSAQKKKVEGLALEEVAWAHYAAQEPNYNEYVRTPLKLNVSSPAKIKEFKKQLEEKGKKLGVVQKAYTETVNFKVAGPGICALMKIGDAYANLEKSIREQKIPSSLPQEVQDGIREGLAEPADTQHQKAAEAYELAVAKSRELSAYNECSERSLKLLSEDFAPEKFPKVTETFAELKNLPEPKEGTGILTAVQPIPTPDKEETEPAEKVEAPKTAQQQGDNPPGQKAASAENPDDKPPANEEDAPKKGPVSTQPANNTPPPSNPPTNDTPPAKTNSAPSDEPTDVVN; from the coding sequence ATGCGTCGAGTGCTCGTCGGCTTTTTGAGCGGTGCGTGCTTGCTGGTCGCGAGCGTGTCGAGCGCCGCGCCGGTGAAGCCTCCGCCGCCGAAGGACGACCTCGGCAAGAAGTCGCAGAGCGCGTCGCCCGACAAGAGCCTCGCCGGCGACATCACGCGCAAGAAGACCCAGAAGATCGAAGAGCACCCGACCCTCAAGGTCGATCAGTTCCAGCAGCAGGTGGAGCTGCAGGTCGCCAGCAAGCGCCACGAGCAGATCGAGACGCTGCAGAAGATCATCGCGCTGGGCAGCGACGATCACGAGATGCCCAAGCTGCTCTTCCGCCTGGGCGAGCTCTACTTCGAAGAGAGCAAGTACTACTTCTTCGAGAGCAACCGGAAGGACGACGAGATCTTCGCGGCGAAGGACCGCAAGGACGAAGCCGCGGTGCAGAAGGCCACCGACGAGAAGACCGCGCTCGTGGCCCGCTCGGCGAAGTTCCAGACCGAGGCCATCGGTCGGTACAAGGAGATCGTCTCCAAGTACCCCAAGTTCGATCGCATGGACGAGGTGCTCTACTTCCTCGGCCACAGCTTGTGGGAGGCCAACAAGGAGCAGGACGCGCTCGGCATCTACAAGGCGCTCATCACCCGCTTCCCCAAGTCGAAGTACATCCCCGACGCGTGGCTGGCGTTCGGCGAGTTCTACTTCAACGGCTCGAACGGCAAGAAGGACGAGCTGAACAAGGCGCTCGCCAGCTACAAGCATGCCGCCGAGTTTCCCGACTCCAGCGTGTACGGCTTCGCCGTCTACAAAGAGGCGTGGTGCTACTACAACCTCGGCGACTTCAAGACCGCGCTCGATCTCTTCAAGACCGTCATCTTCTACGGTGACCTCGCGCAGTCCACGACCAAGGAGAACAAGACCGCCCTCGTGAAGGAGGCGCGCAAGGACTACGTGCTCACCTGGAGCCACTACGGCGACCCGCGCGGCGCCGAGGACGACTTCAAGAAGGTCGGCGGCGATCAGAACTGGATGGGCATGTTCAAGGGCCTCGCCGGCCTCTACTACGACGACGGCAAGGACATGGAGGCGGCGATCTCCTACCACCGCCTCATCGAGCTGCAGCCGCTCTCGCCCGAGGCGCCCATGTACCAGGCGCGCATCGTGGACACCGTCATCCGCGTGGGCCGCAAGCAGGTCACGCTCCAGCAGCTGCGCACGCTGGTGAAGATCATCGAGGACGTGGAGAAGAGCGGGAACATCAAGACCGACGCCGACAAGAAGTCGCTCGCGGAAGCGAAGGAGATGTCCGAGCGCGTGATGTCGAACCTCGCGGTGAACTGGCACAACGAGGCCAAGAAGACGCGCGACGAGCAGACGTTCGCGTACGCCAACGAGGTGTACAGCGACTACATGGCCATCTTCCCCAACTCGAAGAAGACCTACGACCTGAGCTTCTTCTGGGCGGAACTGTTGAACGACGCGCTCCAGAAGTATGACAAAGCCGCCATCAACTACTCCAAGGTCGTGGAGATCGACGCCAAGCGCATCGCCGAGAAGCAGAAGCCCGGCCACTGGCTCACGCTCGCGACCTACGACGCCGTCCTTGCCTGGGACGAGGTGGCCAAGAAGCTTCCGCCGCCCACGCCGGATCCGAAGAACCCCACCGCGCAGATCCCGCTGCCCGACGCGCAGAAGAAGCTGCTCGAGAGCTGCGAGAACTACGTGAAGTACGTGCCCAAGGGCGACAAGGTCGTCGAGATACAATATAAGGCCGCGCAGATTTATTATAAGTACAATTACTTTGATGAATCGTCGAAGCGCTTCGACGATCTCTGCGTGAACCACCCCACGCACGAGGTGTCCGAGTACGCGTGCAACCTGGTGGTCGACACCAAGAACCTCAAGGGTGACATGACGGGCATGTACGAGACGGCCAAGCGGTACCTGGCCATCGAGCCCCTCATGAAGGCCCACCCCAAGCTCCACGACGATCTGAAGAAGGTCGTCGAGGAGACCGCGTTCAAGCTGGTGGCCTCCTACGAGGCGAAGGGCCAGTTCGCTGCGGCCGCCAAGAAGTACCTCGGCTTCGTGGACGAGTTCCCGAAGAGCGCGCTCAGCGACGCCGCGCTCTCCAACGCGAGCATCGACTACTTCAAGGCCCACCACTTCGACGACTCGCTCGCCGTGCGCTCGCGCCTGGTGAAGGAGTACCCGACCTCCAAGTTCGTGCCCGACGCGCTCTACGCCAACGGCGAGGCCTTCGAGAGCGTGGGCGACTTCGAGGCGGCGGCCGAGGCCTACGAGCTCTACGCGCACAACTTCCAGAAGCAGAGCGGCCTTGCGGGCGGCCTCAAGAACTTCCAGGGCGGCGGCAAGAAGGCCAGCAAGGGCAAGAAGGCCGCGGCCATGATGTCGAAGGGCGGCGCGAAGGCCGAGGCGGCGCCCCAGCACTACGACGAATCGAAGGCCCAGGCCGCGCTCTTCAACGCCGGCGTGTTCCGCGAGGGCCTCGGTCAGTTCAAGCAGGCGCTCGCCGACCGCAACATGTACCTGGACATGTGGCCCAACGCGAAGGACTCGGAGGCCGTGTTCACGTCGATCGCCGGCCTCTATGAAAAGCAGAACGCGGTGGGCAAGGCCGTCGGCCAGTACATGGATTACGAGAAGAAGTACTTCAAGGATCCGGAGAAGGTGATCACCGCCGAGGCGAAGATCGCCAAGCTGATGCAGAAGTCCGGAAACAAGAAGGGCGCTGAGAAGAAGCGCGAAGAGATCGCCAAGTTCTACGCAAAGATGAACTCGGCCCAGAAGAAGAAGGTCGAGGGCCTCGCGCTCGAAGAGGTCGCCTGGGCGCACTACGCCGCGCAGGAGCCCAACTACAACGAGTACGTGCGCACGCCGCTCAAGCTGAACGTGTCGTCGCCGGCGAAGATCAAAGAATTCAAGAAGCAGCTCGAGGAGAAGGGCAAGAAGCTGGGCGTGGTGCAGAAGGCCTACACCGAGACCGTGAACTTCAAGGTCGCCGGGCCCGGCATCTGCGCGCTGATGAAGATCGGGGACGCCTACGCCAACCTCGAGAAGTCGATCCGCGAGCAGAAGATCCCCTCGAGCCTGCCGCAGGAGGTTCAGGACGGTATTCGCGAAGGTCTCGCCGAGCCGGCCGACACCCAGCACCAGAAGGCCGCCGAGGCCTACGAGCTCGCCGTCGCCAAGAGCCGCGAGCTCTCGGCGTACAACGAATGCTCGGAGCGCTCGCTCAAGCTGCTCAGCGAGGACTTCGCGCCCGAGAAGTTCCCCAAGGTCACGGAGACCTTCGCCGAGCTGAAGAACCTCCCCGAGCCGAAGGAGGGCACCGGCATCCTCACCGCCGTGCAGCCCATCCCCACGCCGGACAAGGAGGAGACCGAGCCGGCGGAGAAGGTGGAGGCACCCAAGACCGCTCAGCAGCAGGGCGACAACCCGCCGGGCCAGAAGGCCGCCTCGGCCGAGAACCCGGACGACAAGCCGCCCGCGAACGAAGAGGACGCGCCGAAGAAGGGCCCGGTCTCGACGCAGCCCGCGAACAACACGCCGCCCCCGTCGAACCCGCCTACGAACGACACGCCTCCGGCCAAAACCAACTCGGCCCCTTCGGATGAGCCGACAGACGTGGTGAACTGA
- the gltE gene encoding adventurous gliding motility TPR repeat lipoprotein GltE, with product MKTRTHIRQIVVGVVFALAGCATSQPAPEQRPVATNTASRPARPKPEAAQQDVPDAHTQRAFDDAVKSFQATQAAEKPDWTEPERKFKQVAAMDEDFAEVYLNLGVIYEKQHKPDEAKEMYEKALAKKPSLRQAAENLAVMEENAGHQDRAIQTYQEMVTKYPQDGGSRARIAALYEAQGQGEQALKLARESLMRDPKNLTAYKVMMRVYLDEKNYSLAELVALRATKLDASDPELYFTMGQIAVAQKDEVRAIEQFRHAVKERDDYLPARQALATISVRHHDYAGAAVQYEKLAQYQPKSAAAHLDLGIAYKGIGQVDKAFQQYAEVKKLDENNAEVYYAEGLIFEKNKSLPDKALEDYKTFIQKAGSIPGDHPVYESIKTCEQLIQIQQQSAQQEKEQKAKEEMDKKIKEQEEKNKAASEKDKPPAAGAPAPNGAPPAGAPAAAPAATGGAKPVAAPASAPAAGGPVKPAEKAGEKPAAAPAEAAAPKPSEKQPPSPVDNDEPPDSAK from the coding sequence ATGAAGACGCGCACTCACATTCGTCAGATCGTCGTGGGCGTCGTCTTCGCGCTGGCGGGTTGCGCCACCAGCCAGCCCGCGCCCGAGCAGAGGCCGGTGGCCACGAACACGGCTTCCAGGCCGGCCAGGCCCAAGCCCGAGGCCGCGCAGCAGGACGTCCCCGACGCGCACACCCAGCGCGCCTTCGACGACGCGGTGAAGTCGTTCCAGGCCACGCAGGCCGCGGAGAAGCCCGACTGGACCGAGCCGGAGCGCAAGTTCAAGCAGGTCGCGGCGATGGACGAGGACTTCGCCGAGGTCTACCTGAACCTGGGCGTCATCTACGAGAAGCAGCACAAGCCGGATGAGGCCAAGGAGATGTACGAGAAGGCCCTGGCCAAGAAGCCCTCGCTGCGCCAGGCAGCCGAGAACCTCGCGGTGATGGAGGAGAACGCCGGCCACCAGGATCGCGCCATCCAGACGTACCAGGAGATGGTGACCAAGTACCCGCAGGACGGCGGCTCGCGCGCGCGCATCGCGGCGCTCTACGAGGCGCAAGGGCAGGGTGAGCAGGCGCTGAAGCTGGCGCGCGAGTCGCTCATGCGCGACCCGAAGAACCTCACGGCCTACAAGGTCATGATGCGGGTGTACCTCGACGAGAAGAACTACTCGCTCGCGGAGCTCGTGGCCCTGCGCGCCACCAAGCTCGACGCGTCGGACCCGGAGCTCTACTTCACCATGGGGCAGATCGCCGTGGCCCAGAAGGACGAGGTCCGGGCCATCGAGCAGTTCCGCCACGCGGTGAAAGAGCGCGACGACTACCTGCCCGCGCGCCAGGCGCTCGCCACGATCTCCGTGCGGCACCACGACTACGCCGGCGCCGCGGTGCAGTACGAGAAGCTCGCGCAGTACCAGCCCAAGAGCGCCGCGGCGCACCTCGACCTGGGCATCGCCTACAAGGGCATCGGCCAGGTGGACAAGGCCTTCCAGCAGTACGCGGAGGTCAAGAAGCTGGATGAGAACAACGCCGAGGTCTACTACGCCGAGGGTTTGATCTTCGAGAAGAACAAGTCGCTGCCGGACAAGGCGCTCGAGGACTACAAGACCTTCATCCAGAAGGCCGGCTCCATCCCCGGCGATCACCCAGTCTACGAGTCCATCAAGACCTGCGAGCAGCTGATCCAGATCCAGCAGCAGTCGGCGCAGCAGGAGAAGGAGCAGAAGGCCAAGGAGGAGATGGACAAGAAGATCAAGGAGCAGGAAGAGAAGAACAAGGCCGCCTCCGAGAAGGACAAGCCGCCCGCGGCCGGCGCTCCGGCTCCGAATGGCGCTCCGCCTGCGGGTGCTCCCGCTGCGGCCCCTGCTGCGACCGGCGGCGCCAAGCCCGTGGCCGCGCCCGCGAGCGCCCCCGCCGCCGGCGGACCGGTGAAGCCTGCTGAAAAAGCTGGGGAAAAGCCTGCTGCCGCCCCGGCAGAGGCCGCTGCGCCCAAGCCCTCGGAGAAACAGCCGCCGTCGCCCGTGGACAATGATGAACCGCCGGACTCGGCCAAGTAA
- a CDS encoding MCE family protein, which translates to MGKLLTPFRVGLLLLVALGTFVVFFTFVHKGGLSRSDSLECWAYFHDATGLGPKSRILIAGIPVGEIESISLEGNLARVNMLIKKEVPVRTDAIVSKKSESLLGDYQLELSPGQAPELLPQGGQIKNVIDASGMEQVFGSLTKITEDIQAVTAALRQTLGGEKGAASMQHIFDNLAQISDQLNTTMKVNGERLDAIMANVQGVTEDVRSITGSEQERYQAIVANVQHITESIQEILDEVKHIVGTGQGNMQETVASLKETLNKLDASLQNVREITDKVNKGEGTLGMLVSDTRTKQQIADTIQDATDYVQTLTSLKTQIQLRSEYLFNEKLSKNYLELDLIPKPDKYYSITIVDDPQGYTTQTYTQANPPSSLQPVAQTVTTTTQSLKFSVQFNKRYYFATLRFGIIENTGGAGIDLHFLDDSLVLKTEAFDFAALDRSYPRLKSYVNYNFLGHLFLTGGVDDALNDPVREQDTNRVLSGRDFFVGGGIYFTDDDLKAIIGTTGVPKP; encoded by the coding sequence ATGGGCAAGCTGCTCACACCGTTCCGCGTCGGGCTTTTGCTCCTCGTTGCGTTGGGCACGTTCGTCGTCTTCTTCACCTTCGTGCACAAGGGCGGCCTCTCCAGGAGCGACTCGCTCGAGTGCTGGGCCTACTTCCACGACGCCACCGGCCTCGGGCCCAAGTCGCGCATCCTCATCGCCGGCATCCCCGTCGGCGAGATTGAGAGCATCTCCCTCGAGGGCAACCTCGCCCGGGTGAACATGCTCATCAAGAAAGAGGTGCCCGTCCGCACCGACGCCATCGTCTCCAAGAAGAGCGAGAGCCTCCTCGGCGATTACCAGCTCGAGCTCTCACCGGGCCAGGCACCGGAGCTGTTGCCGCAGGGCGGGCAGATCAAGAACGTCATCGACGCCTCGGGCATGGAGCAGGTGTTCGGCTCGCTCACCAAGATCACCGAGGACATCCAGGCCGTGACCGCGGCGCTGCGCCAGACGCTCGGCGGCGAGAAGGGCGCCGCGAGCATGCAGCACATCTTCGACAACCTCGCCCAGATCTCCGACCAGCTGAACACCACCATGAAGGTGAACGGCGAGCGGCTCGACGCGATCATGGCGAACGTCCAGGGCGTCACCGAGGACGTGCGCAGCATCACCGGCTCGGAGCAGGAGCGCTACCAGGCCATCGTGGCCAACGTGCAGCACATCACCGAGAGCATTCAGGAGATCCTCGACGAGGTGAAGCACATCGTCGGCACGGGCCAGGGCAACATGCAGGAGACGGTGGCCAGCCTGAAGGAGACGCTGAACAAGCTCGACGCCAGCCTGCAGAACGTCCGCGAGATCACCGACAAGGTGAACAAGGGCGAGGGCACGCTGGGCATGCTCGTGAGCGACACGCGCACCAAGCAGCAGATCGCCGACACCATCCAGGACGCCACGGACTACGTCCAGACGCTCACCAGCCTGAAGACGCAGATCCAGCTGCGCAGCGAGTACCTCTTCAACGAGAAGCTCTCGAAGAACTACCTGGAGCTCGATCTCATCCCCAAACCGGACAAGTACTACTCCATCACCATCGTGGACGATCCGCAGGGCTACACCACGCAGACGTACACCCAGGCGAACCCGCCGAGCTCGCTGCAGCCGGTGGCGCAGACGGTGACCACGACCACGCAGTCGCTCAAGTTCAGCGTGCAGTTCAACAAGCGCTACTACTTCGCGACGCTGCGCTTCGGCATCATCGAGAACACGGGCGGTGCCGGCATCGACCTGCACTTCCTCGACGACTCGCTGGTGCTCAAGACCGAGGCCTTCGACTTCGCGGCGCTCGACCGCAGCTACCCGCGCCTCAAGTCGTACGTGAACTACAACTTCCTCGGGCACCTCTTCCTCACCGGCGGCGTGGACGACGCGCTCAACGATCCGGTGCGCGAGCAGGACACCAACCGCGTGCTCAGCGGCCGCGACTTCTTCGTGGGCGGCGGCATCTACTTCACCGACGACGACCTCAAGGCCATCATCGGCACCACGGGCGTGCCCAAGCCGTAG
- the cglF gene encoding adventurous gliding motility protein CglF → MKRVIVALSLLSSSVAFAGGRPPPAGATVTYEKKTVINFEDDTIQGDLTKPDGEYVESRKKVRHSNLIKIREEFKDKVLQSVGEL, encoded by the coding sequence ATGAAGCGCGTGATCGTTGCTTTGAGCCTGCTGTCGAGCTCGGTTGCGTTTGCCGGCGGCCGTCCGCCCCCGGCCGGCGCTACGGTGACCTACGAGAAGAAGACGGTCATCAACTTCGAAGACGACACCATCCAGGGCGATCTCACCAAGCCCGACGGCGAGTACGTGGAGTCGCGCAAGAAGGTGCGCCACTCCAACCTCATCAAGATTCGCGAAGAGTTCAAGGACAAGGTCCTTCAATCCGTGGGGGAGCTCTGA
- the acnA gene encoding aconitate hydratase AcnA: MAPRNPFGSHATLDTQGGKIALYRLDALSKQGIGHVDRLPVSIKVLLEACLRNCDNFEVTEQDVKLLADWNAKAPAMEELPFKPARVILQDFTGVPVVVDLAAMRAAMARLGGDPKKINPLVPVDLVIDHSVQVDKYGTADALAENARIEFARNMERYQFLRWGQKAFDNFRVVPPATGIVHQVNLEYLAKVVLRRKLEGEDVAIPDSLVGTDSHTTMIDGLGVVGWGVGGIEAEAVMLGQPIYMLTPEVVGFRITGKMPDGATGTDLVLMVTQMLRKKGVVGKFVEFYGPGVASMSLADRATIANMSPEYGATMGFFPVDEKTLQYLRLTGRSAEEVDLVERYTKEQGLWASSAANAEFTDTLELDLSKVEPSLAGPKRPQDRVALKDMKKAFNTALAAPIKDRGFALAGDALTKTAPVEMKGQKTELKNGSVVIAAITSCTNTSNPSVLVAAGLVAKKAVEKGLSSKPFVKTSLGPGSRVVTDYLKAAGLLPYLEQLGFNVVGYGCTTCIGNSGPLPEAVSKAVAESDVVAAAVLSGNRNFEGRVHAQVKANYLASPPLVVAYALAGTVDIDMNSEPLGTGKDGKPVFMKDVWPTTAEVEEAVSKYVTPEQFKKSYANVFEGSEEWKKVPVAASELYAFDAKSTYIQEPPFFAGLEREPGNIKHITGAKTLVMLGDSITTDHISPAGDIDAKSPAGSFLQAAGVAKDDFNSYGSRRGNDRVMTRGTFANVRLRNQLAPGKEGPWTTFQPSGELMTIFEASEKYKKAGVPLVVLAGKEYGSGSSRDWAAKGPFLLGVKAVIAESYERIHRSNLVGMGVLPLQFEEGQNRESLKLTGNETFEIGAKELNDKLKPRQKVSVTATTPDGKTISFSAIARIDTPVEVEYYRNGGILQTVLRRLLKAK; the protein is encoded by the coding sequence ATGGCTCCCCGCAATCCGTTCGGCTCGCACGCCACCCTGGACACCCAGGGCGGCAAGATCGCGCTCTACCGCCTCGACGCGCTCAGCAAGCAGGGCATCGGCCACGTGGACCGCTTGCCCGTGAGCATCAAGGTGCTCCTCGAGGCCTGCCTCCGGAACTGCGACAACTTCGAGGTCACCGAGCAGGACGTGAAGCTGCTCGCCGACTGGAACGCCAAGGCGCCGGCGATGGAGGAGCTGCCCTTCAAGCCCGCCCGCGTGATCCTCCAGGACTTCACCGGCGTGCCCGTGGTGGTGGATCTCGCGGCCATGCGCGCGGCGATGGCGCGGCTCGGTGGCGACCCGAAGAAGATCAACCCGCTCGTGCCGGTGGATCTCGTCATCGATCACTCGGTGCAGGTGGACAAGTACGGCACCGCCGATGCGCTCGCGGAGAACGCGCGCATCGAGTTCGCGCGCAACATGGAGCGCTACCAGTTCCTGCGCTGGGGCCAGAAGGCCTTCGACAACTTCCGCGTGGTGCCGCCGGCCACGGGCATCGTGCACCAGGTGAACCTCGAGTACCTGGCCAAGGTGGTGCTGCGCCGCAAGCTCGAGGGCGAGGATGTGGCCATCCCCGACTCGCTGGTGGGCACCGACTCGCACACCACCATGATCGACGGCCTCGGCGTCGTCGGCTGGGGCGTGGGCGGCATCGAGGCTGAGGCGGTGATGCTCGGCCAGCCCATCTACATGCTCACGCCCGAGGTGGTGGGCTTCAGGATCACCGGCAAGATGCCCGACGGCGCCACCGGCACGGACCTGGTGCTGATGGTCACGCAGATGCTGCGCAAGAAGGGCGTGGTCGGAAAGTTCGTCGAGTTCTACGGCCCCGGCGTGGCGAGCATGAGCCTCGCGGACCGCGCGACCATCGCGAACATGTCGCCCGAGTACGGCGCCACCATGGGCTTCTTCCCCGTGGACGAGAAGACGCTGCAGTACCTGCGCCTCACGGGTCGCAGCGCCGAGGAAGTGGATCTCGTCGAGCGCTACACCAAAGAGCAGGGCCTCTGGGCGTCGTCGGCGGCGAACGCGGAGTTCACCGACACGCTCGAGCTGGATCTCTCCAAGGTGGAGCCGAGCCTCGCCGGTCCCAAGCGCCCGCAGGATCGGGTGGCGCTGAAGGACATGAAGAAGGCCTTCAACACCGCGCTGGCGGCGCCCATCAAGGATCGCGGCTTCGCGCTCGCGGGCGACGCGCTCACCAAGACCGCGCCCGTGGAGATGAAGGGCCAGAAGACCGAGCTCAAGAACGGCTCGGTGGTGATCGCTGCGATCACCTCGTGCACGAACACGTCGAACCCGTCGGTGCTGGTGGCCGCGGGCCTCGTCGCCAAGAAGGCCGTGGAGAAGGGCCTCTCGTCGAAGCCGTTCGTGAAGACCTCGCTTGGGCCTGGCTCGCGCGTGGTGACCGACTATTTGAAGGCCGCGGGGCTCTTGCCGTACCTTGAGCAGCTCGGCTTCAACGTCGTCGGCTACGGCTGCACCACCTGCATCGGCAACTCGGGCCCGCTGCCCGAGGCCGTGTCGAAGGCCGTCGCGGAGAGCGACGTCGTGGCGGCCGCGGTGCTCAGCGGCAACCGCAACTTCGAAGGCCGCGTGCACGCGCAGGTGAAGGCCAATTACCTCGCGAGCCCGCCGCTGGTGGTCGCGTACGCGCTCGCGGGCACCGTCGACATCGACATGAACAGCGAGCCGCTCGGCACCGGCAAGGACGGCAAGCCCGTCTTCATGAAGGACGTGTGGCCGACGACCGCCGAGGTCGAAGAGGCGGTGAGCAAGTACGTCACGCCCGAGCAGTTCAAGAAGTCGTACGCCAACGTGTTCGAGGGCAGCGAGGAGTGGAAGAAGGTCCCCGTGGCCGCGAGCGAGCTCTACGCCTTCGACGCCAAGAGCACGTACATCCAGGAGCCGCCGTTCTTCGCGGGCCTGGAGCGCGAGCCCGGCAACATCAAGCACATCACCGGCGCCAAGACGCTGGTCATGCTCGGCGACTCCATCACCACCGACCACATCTCGCCGGCCGGTGACATCGACGCCAAGAGCCCCGCGGGCTCGTTCCTCCAGGCCGCCGGCGTCGCCAAGGACGACTTCAACTCCTACGGCTCGCGCCGCGGCAACGATCGCGTCATGACCCGCGGCACCTTCGCCAACGTGCGGCTGCGTAACCAGCTCGCGCCCGGCAAGGAAGGCCCCTGGACCACGTTCCAGCCCTCGGGCGAGCTGATGACCATCTTCGAGGCCTCCGAGAAGTACAAGAAGGCCGGCGTGCCGCTCGTCGTCCTCGCGGGCAAGGAGTACGGCTCGGGCTCGTCGCGCGACTGGGCGGCGAAGGGCCCGTTCCTGCTCGGCGTGAAGGCCGTCATCGCCGAGAGCTACGAGCGCATCCACCGCTCGAACCTGGTGGGCATGGGCGTGCTGCCGCTGCAGTTCGAAGAGGGCCAGAACCGCGAGAGCCTCAAGCTCACCGGCAACGAGACGTTCGAGATCGGCGCCAAGGAGCTCAACGACAAGCTCAAGCCGCGCCAGAAGGTCAGCGTCACGGCGACGACTCCGGACGGAAAGACCATCAGCTTCAGCGCCATCGCGCGCATCGATACGCCGGTCGAGGTCGAGTACTACCGCAACGGCGGCATCCTCCAGACCGTGCTCCGCCGCCTGCTGAAGGCGAAGTAG
- a CDS encoding ABC transporter ATP-binding protein: protein MIQIQDLYKSFGENHVLQGINLDIGAGTTQVILGGSGSGKSVLMKHMIGLLRPDSGKVIIDGEDISRMPETELARVRKKFGMVFQGAALFDSMTVYDNVSFPLREHNKKMSEAEIKKRVHEKLDIVGLKDIDTQFPDQLSGGMRKRVGLARAIILEPKIVLYDEPTTGLDPITTDYVDEMILDAKSKLGVTSVVISHDIASAFKVADEIAFLYQGKLVAQGTPKEMRKATHPKVHEFLSTWFGKNE from the coding sequence ATCATCCAGATCCAGGACCTCTACAAGAGCTTCGGCGAGAACCACGTCCTCCAGGGCATCAACCTCGACATCGGCGCGGGCACCACCCAGGTGATCCTCGGCGGCTCGGGCTCCGGCAAGTCCGTGCTCATGAAGCACATGATCGGCTTGCTCCGCCCAGATTCCGGCAAGGTCATCATCGACGGCGAGGACATCTCGCGCATGCCCGAGACCGAGCTCGCGCGCGTGCGCAAGAAGTTCGGCATGGTGTTCCAGGGCGCCGCGCTCTTCGACTCCATGACCGTCTACGACAACGTGAGCTTCCCGCTGCGCGAGCACAACAAGAAGATGTCCGAGGCGGAGATCAAGAAGCGCGTGCACGAGAAGCTCGACATCGTGGGCTTGAAGGACATCGACACCCAGTTCCCCGACCAGCTCTCCGGCGGCATGCGCAAGCGCGTCGGCCTTGCCCGAGCGATCATCCTCGAGCCCAAGATCGTCCTCTACGATGAGCCCACGACGGGGCTGGATCCGATCACCACGGACTACGTGGACGAGATGATCCTCGACGCCAAGAGCAAGCTGGGCGTGACCTCGGTGGTGATCAGCCACGACATCGCGAGCGCGTTCAAGGTGGCGGACGAGATTGCCTTCCTGTATCAGGGGAAGCTCGTCGCGCAAGGAACACCTAAAGAAATGCGCAAGGCGACGCACCCCAAGGTGCACGAGTTCCTCTCCACGTGGTTCGGGAAGAACGAGTAG